A window of Photobacterium sp. GJ3 contains these coding sequences:
- a CDS encoding DUF484 family protein, protein MTEMTQLDKRPVDDEEAAPLNPESVVAFLAQHPDFFLHQPELLEQLRLPHAERGTVSLVERQMARLRDKVTTLEKQIDTMMSVAASNSALFNTFARAQQQLFQTHNIYQALSVLTTLATELELSISVRLFDSLDNDLYLSRQAFEGFRRARLNAQHVYLGRLRKVESELLFNQPPQLGSFVVLPLGDPERPDGILSFASRDGGHFQPDMDTLFVEQLASVLARLIRHWEYSREVIE, encoded by the coding sequence ATGACTGAAATGACCCAACTGGACAAACGCCCGGTTGATGATGAAGAGGCCGCACCGCTCAACCCTGAGTCGGTCGTGGCCTTTTTAGCACAACATCCGGATTTCTTCCTGCATCAGCCTGAACTGCTTGAGCAGTTGCGTCTGCCCCATGCCGAGCGCGGCACTGTGTCGCTGGTCGAGCGGCAAATGGCACGGCTGCGCGATAAGGTCACCACACTGGAAAAGCAGATTGATACCATGATGTCGGTCGCCGCGTCGAACAGTGCATTATTTAACACTTTTGCAAGGGCGCAACAGCAGTTATTTCAGACCCATAATATCTATCAGGCGCTCAGTGTGCTGACCACGCTGGCTACTGAGCTGGAGCTGAGCATCAGCGTGCGCCTGTTCGACAGTCTGGATAATGACCTTTATCTGAGCCGTCAGGCTTTTGAAGGCTTTCGCCGGGCTCGTCTGAATGCCCAGCATGTCTATCTGGGACGACTGCGAAAAGTGGAGAGCGAGCTGCTGTTCAACCAGCCGCCGCAACTGGGTTCCTTTGTGGTGTTGCCGTTGGGCGACCCGGAACGACCGGATGGCATTCTGAGTTTTGCCAGCCGGGATGGTGGTCATTTTCAGCCGGACATGGACACCCTGTTTGTTGAGCAACTGGCCAGTGTGCTGGCGCGGTTGATCCGTCACTGGGAATACAGCCGGGAGGTCATTGAGTGA
- the dapF gene encoding diaminopimelate epimerase, with product MQFQFSKMHGLGNDFMVVDCVTQNIFFSPDAIRRLADRHRGVGFDQLLVVEPPYDPETDFHYRIFNADGSEVSQCGNGARCFARFVSMKGLTNKYRIAVSTKAGKMILQLENDNQVTVNMGEPAFAPEKIPFTAKQEEKTYILRADNYTVMCGTASMGNPHCVTVVDDVETADVETLGPLLESHERFPERVNVGFMQVLSRDAVRLRVYERGAGETQACGSGACAAVAIGQRQGLLDSQVKVSLPGGDLHIRWAGEGKPLYMTGPVAHVYDGQITL from the coding sequence ATGCAGTTTCAATTTTCTAAGATGCATGGTTTGGGAAACGACTTTATGGTCGTCGACTGTGTAACCCAGAACATCTTCTTTTCCCCGGACGCCATCCGGCGTCTGGCAGATCGGCATCGCGGGGTGGGGTTTGATCAACTGTTGGTTGTCGAACCGCCTTATGATCCCGAAACGGACTTTCACTACCGGATCTTCAATGCCGACGGCAGTGAAGTGTCTCAGTGCGGTAACGGTGCCCGTTGTTTTGCCCGGTTTGTGTCCATGAAAGGCCTGACCAACAAGTATCGGATTGCCGTCAGCACCAAAGCGGGCAAGATGATCCTACAGCTGGAAAATGACAATCAGGTGACCGTGAATATGGGGGAGCCTGCGTTTGCGCCGGAGAAAATTCCGTTCACGGCCAAGCAGGAAGAGAAAACTTATATTCTGCGTGCAGACAATTACACCGTGATGTGTGGCACTGCCAGCATGGGAAACCCGCACTGCGTTACTGTGGTCGACGATGTTGAAACGGCGGACGTCGAGACACTGGGCCCGTTGCTGGAGAGTCACGAGCGCTTTCCTGAGCGGGTCAATGTCGGCTTTATGCAAGTGCTGTCGCGTGATGCTGTCCGGCTTCGGGTTTATGAGCGCGGCGCCGGGGAAACCCAAGCCTGTGGCAGTGGTGCCTGTGCGGCTGTGGCCATTGGCCAGCGTCAGGGGCTGCTGGACAGCCAGGTGAAAGTCAGCTTGCCGGGCGGTGATCTGCATATTCGCTGGGCCGGAGAAGGGAAACCGCTGTATATGACCGGACCGGTCGCGCATGTCTATGATGGCCAGATTACGTTGTGA
- the lysA gene encoding diaminopimelate decarboxylase has product MDYFNYQQDGQLYAEDIALTELAERFGTPLYVYSRATLERHWRAFDSAVADHPHLICYAVKANSNLGVLNVLARLGSGFDIVSVGELERVMAAGGDAAKVVFSGVGKTASEMRRALSLNIKCFNVESEPELERLNQVAGEMGKVATVSLRINPDVDAKTHPYISTGLRDNKFGIDFERAPEVYRLAHSLPNLNVVGIDCHIGSQLTELAPFIDATDRLLALIDTLKAEGIVIRHLDVGGGLGVTYNDEQPPLPSDYAKALLDRLENHRDLELIFEPGRAIAANAGVLVSRVEYLKHTEHKNFAILDAAMNDLIRPTLYQAWQAIVPVVPREGEPKEYDFVGPVCETGDYLGKERLLKLEQGDLVAVRSAGAYGFVMSSNYNTRPRVAEIMVDGDQAHVVRERETLSQLWQSEHLLP; this is encoded by the coding sequence TTGGACTACTTTAATTATCAGCAAGACGGCCAACTTTACGCTGAAGATATTGCACTGACCGAGCTGGCCGAGCGATTCGGTACCCCGCTTTATGTGTATTCCCGCGCCACGCTGGAGCGTCACTGGCGTGCGTTTGACAGTGCTGTGGCGGATCACCCGCATCTGATTTGCTATGCCGTAAAAGCGAACTCGAATCTGGGCGTGCTGAATGTGCTGGCCCGTCTGGGCTCCGGATTTGATATCGTCTCGGTTGGCGAACTGGAACGTGTGATGGCTGCGGGCGGTGATGCGGCGAAAGTGGTTTTTTCCGGTGTTGGTAAAACGGCTTCTGAAATGCGCCGTGCGTTATCGCTGAACATCAAATGTTTCAATGTGGAATCTGAGCCTGAGCTGGAACGCCTGAATCAGGTGGCAGGCGAAATGGGCAAAGTGGCAACCGTGTCGCTGCGGATCAACCCGGATGTGGATGCCAAAACCCACCCTTACATTTCCACCGGATTGCGCGATAACAAATTCGGCATTGATTTTGAGCGCGCGCCGGAGGTGTATCGACTGGCGCACAGCCTGCCGAACCTGAATGTGGTCGGCATTGACTGCCACATCGGCTCGCAGCTGACGGAGCTCGCGCCTTTCATTGATGCCACGGATCGTCTGCTGGCCCTGATTGATACCCTCAAAGCGGAAGGTATTGTGATTCGTCATCTGGATGTCGGCGGTGGTCTGGGTGTGACCTATAACGACGAGCAGCCACCATTGCCGTCGGATTATGCCAAAGCGCTGCTGGATCGGCTGGAAAATCACCGCGATCTGGAACTGATTTTCGAACCGGGCCGCGCGATTGCTGCCAATGCCGGAGTGCTGGTCAGCCGTGTGGAATATCTGAAACATACGGAGCACAAGAATTTTGCCATTCTGGATGCGGCCATGAATGACCTGATCCGTCCGACCCTGTATCAGGCGTGGCAGGCGATTGTGCCTGTGGTGCCACGGGAAGGGGAACCGAAAGAATATGACTTTGTCGGTCCGGTCTGCGAAACCGGGGATTACCTCGGTAAAGAGCGTCTGCTGAAACTGGAGCAGGGCGATCTGGTCGCGGTGCGTTCCGCGGGCGCTTACGGCTTTGTGATGTCTTCGAACTACAACACCCGTCCGCGTGTGGCAGAAATCATGGTGGATGGCGATCAGGCGCATGTGGTGCGTGAGCGTGAGACGCTGAGTCAACTGTGGCAATCTGAGCACCTGCTGCCTTAA
- a CDS encoding lipoprotein gives MRKGFIATIILTILTLTGCGQTGPLYMPADQQNNEQTE, from the coding sequence ATGCGTAAAGGTTTCATCGCAACAATTATCCTGACCATACTGACGCTGACTGGCTGTGGCCAGACCGGCCCGCTTTACATGCCAGCGGATCAGCAGAATAACGAACAAACCGAATAA
- the cyaY gene encoding iron donor protein CyaY, giving the protein MNDTEFHKLADQVLMHIEEGIDQSGADIEYETTGNVLTLEFENRSQIVINRQEPLHEIWVASKSGGYHFKYQEGIWHCTRSGEELISLIKRECSLHAEEKVDW; this is encoded by the coding sequence ATGAACGATACTGAATTTCATAAACTGGCCGATCAGGTACTGATGCATATCGAAGAAGGCATCGACCAGTCTGGTGCCGATATTGAATATGAAACGACAGGCAATGTGTTGACGCTGGAGTTTGAAAACCGCAGCCAGATCGTCATCAACCGCCAGGAGCCGCTGCACGAAATCTGGGTGGCTTCAAAATCAGGTGGCTATCACTTTAAGTATCAGGAAGGGATCTGGCACTGCACCCGGAGTGGTGAAGAGCTGATTTCTCTGATCAAACGTGAGTGCTCCCTGCACGCCGAAGAGAAAGTCGACTGGTAA